The following are encoded in a window of Gammaproteobacteria bacterium genomic DNA:
- a CDS encoding 5-bromo-4-chloroindolyl phosphate hydrolysis family protein, with the protein MGRFLLLAGVILIPFTALLLFIKHTIQNMAERYRLPSGEFPSTKGFLMFLLPLPVLAAAFMSLARGQLDPLIGDAAGYGLFLAGALFLRRGLLSEGEYDRRRIAKAPWPFKILGSSLIAVATGITAWLGVGHHLTISGAFALLALLGCYLCYGFDPRVAKRFTDSAGVDATEPVLQALEQAERTLAAIEEATHDIRNAELNARLQRIAQLARDILKMLEEDPRDLRRARKFLNIYLDGAQKVTEGYAKTHSRVAAPELDDSFRQVLVTIEAVFQEQQQKLLESDITDLDIQIEVLTTQLKREGVI; encoded by the coding sequence ATGGGCCGCTTTCTCCTGCTGGCCGGCGTTATCTTGATCCCGTTCACCGCCCTCCTTCTCTTCATCAAACATACGATTCAAAATATGGCTGAACGTTACCGCCTGCCCTCCGGCGAATTTCCCTCAACTAAGGGCTTTCTGATGTTTCTGCTACCGTTGCCGGTGCTGGCCGCGGCCTTTATGTCGTTGGCGCGAGGCCAACTCGACCCCTTGATCGGCGATGCCGCCGGTTATGGATTGTTTTTAGCCGGCGCCCTGTTCTTGCGACGGGGCCTGTTGTCCGAAGGGGAGTACGATCGTCGCCGCATCGCCAAAGCGCCCTGGCCGTTTAAAATCCTGGGTAGTAGTCTAATTGCGGTGGCTACCGGCATTACCGCCTGGCTGGGGGTAGGTCATCACCTGACCATCAGCGGGGCGTTTGCCCTGCTCGCGCTGCTCGGTTGCTATCTGTGCTACGGTTTCGATCCGCGTGTGGCTAAGCGCTTCACCGACAGCGCTGGCGTGGACGCTACCGAACCGGTTTTGCAGGCGCTGGAACAAGCCGAACGCACGCTTGCTGCGATTGAGGAAGCGACCCACGATATTCGCAATGCGGAGTTGAACGCCCGGTTGCAGCGCATCGCGCAACTGGCGCGGGATATTCTGAAGATGCTGGAGGAAGACCCGCGCGATCTGCGGCGCGCTCGCAAGTTCCTGAACATCTATCTAGACGGCGCACAGAAGGTTACGGAGGGTTATGCGAAAACCCACAGCCGGGTTGCCGCGCCGGAACTAGATGATAGTTTTCGCCAGGTGCTGGTGACGATTGAAGCGGTTTTCCAGGAACAGCAACAGAAACTGCTGGAAAGCGATATCACTGATCTCGATATCCAGATCGAAGTGTTAACCACGCAATTGAAGCGCGAGGGAGTGATTTAG
- a CDS encoding nicotinamide mononucleotide transporter, with product MTSETSPYARIDLAWLLFLMSVGSVLSAVLSTSVFDLSVFLSGILCVGLIAIGRREGYLIGLYNSLSYSVLAYGNGLYGEVYLNLFFFVPTGIVGYLLWRRHTTSSKTVAMRQLSGFQRAFIAAVCMICTVALGGVLQLNPNQNTPFIDAATNVLSIVATFLMMGRYKEQWLVYILLNVVTIGLWGLRVSAGGEAGDLMVLMWSLFLLNALFGYWRWHQGMKQVMALETRKNTAEGVCDAV from the coding sequence ATGACTTCAGAAACATCGCCCTACGCTAGGATTGACCTTGCCTGGCTCCTGTTTCTCATGAGCGTGGGGAGCGTACTGAGCGCCGTTCTATCGACGAGCGTCTTTGACCTTAGCGTCTTCCTTTCTGGGATATTATGCGTGGGTCTGATTGCCATCGGGCGTCGGGAAGGGTACTTGATCGGCCTTTACAACAGTCTCTCCTATTCTGTTCTGGCCTACGGCAACGGCCTGTACGGTGAGGTCTACCTCAATCTCTTCTTCTTCGTCCCGACCGGCATCGTCGGCTATCTCTTGTGGCGGCGCCACACGACATCGAGCAAAACGGTGGCCATGCGCCAGCTGAGCGGATTCCAACGGGCGTTCATTGCGGCTGTTTGCATGATCTGCACCGTGGCGCTCGGAGGGGTCTTGCAACTGAACCCAAACCAGAACACGCCCTTTATCGATGCCGCCACCAACGTTCTTTCCATTGTGGCCACCTTCCTGATGATGGGGCGGTACAAAGAGCAGTGGTTGGTCTATATCTTGCTAAATGTCGTCACGATCGGCCTATGGGGCCTGCGCGTCAGCGCCGGGGGCGAGGCCGGCGATTTGATGGTCCTGATGTGGTCGCTTTTTCTGCTCAATGCCCTGTTCGGGTATTGGCGGTGGCACCAAGGGATGAAGCAGGTGATGGCGTTGGAAACTCGTAAGAACACTGCGGAGGGCGTATGCGACGCGGTTTAA
- a CDS encoding DUF1269 domain-containing protein: protein MKRIYFLVPQVEVAKKIVDELLLARIEERHIHILAKQGTPLEHLPEASFLQRTDFIPAMERGLAVGGSFGALAGLVAVVLTSASLVVAGGGIVLAGGLAGAGVGAWLSGMVGLSVDNTRLKQFEVAIEQGELLMMIDVPRNRVNEITDLVASHHPEAHPEGMEPTIPAFP, encoded by the coding sequence ATGAAGCGCATCTATTTTCTGGTTCCTCAGGTCGAGGTGGCGAAAAAGATCGTGGATGAATTATTGCTCGCACGTATTGAGGAGCGGCACATCCACATCCTGGCGAAGCAAGGCACGCCGCTTGAGCATTTGCCAGAGGCTTCGTTCCTTCAAAGAACTGATTTTATCCCCGCCATGGAACGCGGCTTGGCGGTGGGCGGCTCGTTTGGCGCACTGGCGGGACTGGTGGCTGTAGTTCTGACTTCTGCAAGCCTGGTCGTGGCGGGCGGCGGCATTGTGCTGGCTGGCGGTCTGGCGGGCGCTGGCGTTGGCGCTTGGTTGAGCGGAATGGTGGGCCTCAGCGTCGACAATACCCGGCTGAAACAATTTGAAGTGGCTATCGAACAAGGTGAATTGCTGATGATGATCGATGTACCACGTAATCGCGTTAATGAAATCACCGATCTGGTGGCTTCGCATCATCCCGAAGCGCATCCAGAAGGCATGGAACCGACTATTCCCGCTTTTCCGTAA
- a CDS encoding polyamine ABC transporter substrate-binding protein → MKKTVWGARIFAALGMALSLSLTAGAEDQLHIYNWSDYIAEDTIASFEKQTGIKVTYDVYDSNEILEAKLLAGRSGYDLVFPTARPFADRHIKASIYQPLDKKKLSRYANLDPVILKSLSDIDPDNQYLVPYMWGTTGIGFNIDKVQAILGDQTPKDSWRLLFDPEIVKKLAECGVSLMDDPIEVFVAARAYLGKPTDDFSQKAIDEAAQAVSAVRPFIRYFHSSQYINDLANGDLCVAQGYSGDVLQARDRAREAGNNVRIGYVAPAEGAVVWTDVMAIPADAPDPGAAHQFIDYLLNPKVIASISNYVSYANANAKATEFVDEAIRNDPGIYPPPSTRERFIVLKTPSESAMRALNRAWTRVKTGQ, encoded by the coding sequence ATGAAGAAAACGGTTTGGGGTGCAAGGATTTTTGCCGCTCTGGGTATGGCGCTGTCGCTATCTTTGACGGCAGGCGCGGAAGATCAACTGCATATCTACAACTGGTCCGACTATATTGCCGAGGACACCATCGCTTCCTTCGAGAAGCAGACGGGTATCAAGGTCACCTATGACGTTTACGACTCCAACGAGATCCTGGAAGCTAAACTGCTGGCCGGACGCAGTGGCTATGATCTGGTTTTCCCGACCGCACGGCCCTTTGCCGACCGGCACATCAAGGCCAGTATCTATCAGCCTCTCGATAAGAAAAAACTGAGCCGCTACGCGAATCTCGACCCAGTGATTCTCAAGTCGCTGAGTGACATCGATCCCGATAATCAATACCTGGTTCCCTACATGTGGGGTACGACAGGGATTGGCTTCAACATTGACAAGGTTCAGGCGATTCTAGGCGATCAGACGCCAAAAGATAGTTGGCGGTTGCTCTTCGATCCCGAGATCGTGAAAAAGCTTGCGGAATGCGGCGTCTCGCTGATGGATGATCCTATTGAAGTGTTTGTCGCCGCCCGCGCTTATTTGGGGAAGCCGACTGACGATTTCAGTCAGAAAGCCATCGACGAGGCGGCCCAGGCCGTCAGCGCCGTACGTCCCTTTATACGTTATTTTCACAGTTCCCAGTACATCAATGACCTGGCGAATGGCGATCTATGCGTGGCTCAGGGCTATTCTGGCGATGTTCTGCAAGCACGGGATCGCGCTAGAGAAGCGGGCAATAATGTGCGCATTGGTTATGTCGCGCCGGCTGAGGGCGCGGTAGTCTGGACCGATGTGATGGCGATTCCAGCCGACGCGCCGGACCCCGGCGCTGCCCACCAGTTCATCGATTATCTACTAAATCCAAAGGTTATCGCGTCGATTAGCAACTATGTTTCCTATGCCAACGCCAACGCGAAGGCTACTGAATTCGTTGACGAGGCGATCCGCAATGATCCGGGCATCTATCCGCCGCCATCCACTCGGGAACGGTTCATTGTCCTGAAAACTCCGTCCGAATCAGCGATGCGCGCGCTCAATCGGGCATGGACCCGTGTCAAGACCGGGCAATAG
- a CDS encoding ABC transporter permease subunit: protein MKAAFRFDVHSLVVAIPWLWLAVFFALPFLFVLKISLSEPTLAQPPFMAMLREVDQGLVTIKINFGGYLMLWEDPLYLNALLGSFKVAAISTLFCLFIGYPMAYGIATAPTYWRLPLIMLVVLPFWTSFLIRVYAWIGILKNNGLLNQLLMGLGVIDQPLEILHTSTAVYIGVVYSYLPFLVLPLYATLVRLDPILLEAAADLGCKPWKQFLTITLPQSLPGVLAGSMLVFIPVMGEFVIPDLLGGPDTLMIGKMMWMEFFNNKDWPLASALASVLLVVLIIPFVLMRHFEQRLAEGS, encoded by the coding sequence GTGAAAGCGGCTTTCCGTTTCGATGTACACAGTTTAGTCGTGGCCATACCCTGGTTGTGGCTGGCGGTGTTCTTTGCGTTGCCCTTCCTGTTCGTGCTGAAAATCAGCCTCTCAGAGCCGACCCTAGCGCAACCGCCGTTCATGGCTATGCTGCGCGAGGTCGATCAAGGCCTGGTGACCATCAAGATTAATTTCGGCGGTTACCTGATGCTCTGGGAGGATCCGCTTTATCTGAACGCTCTATTAGGGTCGTTCAAGGTTGCTGCGATTTCCACGCTGTTCTGTCTCTTCATTGGCTACCCGATGGCTTATGGTATCGCCACGGCGCCGACCTATTGGCGGTTGCCGTTGATCATGCTAGTGGTGCTGCCGTTCTGGACCTCGTTTCTGATCCGCGTCTACGCCTGGATCGGCATTCTGAAAAACAACGGCTTGCTGAATCAACTACTGATGGGCTTGGGCGTGATCGATCAACCATTGGAGATTCTTCACACTTCGACAGCCGTTTACATCGGTGTGGTGTACAGCTACCTGCCGTTTTTGGTGTTGCCGCTTTATGCGACCCTGGTGCGGCTCGACCCGATTTTGCTGGAGGCGGCGGCGGACCTCGGTTGCAAGCCCTGGAAGCAGTTTCTGACCATCACCCTACCACAGTCCTTGCCCGGCGTTCTGGCCGGATCGATGCTGGTGTTTATTCCCGTGATGGGCGAATTCGTGATTCCGGATCTGCTGGGCGGACCGGACACGCTGATGATTGGCAAGATGATGTGGATGGAATTTTTCAACAACAAGGACTGGCCGCTGGCGTCCGCCCTGGCCTCAGTGCTGCTGGTGGTCCTGATCATTCCGTTCGTGCTGATGCGGCATTTTGAACAACGCCTGGCCGAGGGTTCCTGA
- a CDS encoding thioesterase, translating to MFCFAHAGGAASAFHPWGAKLEGVEIWAIQLPGREGRLSEPLITDFAILQQRLVDELAPRLDRPFAFFGHSMGAIVAYEAARELQQRGLPMPVRIYASGRRAPTRPNREPPLHPLPDAQFIAELKRRFAGLPAVILAEPELLALFLPILRADLTMLERHDFKQEPVLDVPIAAYGGQDDPQTSSDDLEAWRALTTGAFDLRCFPGGHFYLHEQRDSFLPHLAGELNQRPWLT from the coding sequence TTGTTTTGCTTCGCTCACGCCGGTGGAGCGGCCTCTGCTTTCCATCCCTGGGGCGCAAAACTGGAGGGAGTCGAGATATGGGCAATCCAGCTCCCTGGCCGGGAAGGCCGTCTGTCCGAACCACTGATTACGGATTTTGCGATTTTGCAGCAGCGTCTCGTCGATGAATTAGCGCCCCGACTGGATCGACCGTTTGCTTTCTTTGGCCATAGCATGGGCGCTATTGTGGCTTATGAAGCCGCACGGGAGTTGCAGCAGCGGGGACTGCCAATGCCAGTGCGGATTTATGCGTCTGGACGGCGCGCGCCCACGCGGCCTAACCGGGAACCGCCGCTGCATCCGCTTCCTGACGCTCAGTTTATTGCCGAACTGAAGCGCCGCTTTGCCGGATTGCCTGCCGTTATTCTGGCGGAACCGGAGCTATTGGCGTTATTTTTGCCGATCCTGCGCGCTGATTTGACGATGCTGGAGCGACATGACTTTAAGCAGGAACCGGTGCTTGACGTACCGATTGCTGCTTATGGCGGGCAAGACGATCCCCAAACCTCATCGGATGACCTGGAAGCCTGGCGAGCGTTAACGACCGGCGCTTTTGATCTGCGCTGTTTCCCAGGCGGACATTTCTATTTGCATGAGCAGCGAGACAGCTTTTTGCCGCATTTGGCCGGTGAATTGAACCAGCGACCGTGGCTAACCTGA
- a CDS encoding ABC transporter permease subunit: MKRHGLAWVTVLLLGYAFLYGPIVSLIVYSFNENRLVTVWSGFSTRWYAALLENQALLDAAGLSLKIAALNASLAVVLGTLAALALVRFRKTWGHASLGIMVTAPLVMPEVMIGLSLLLLFVAMEGLVGWPAGRGQTTILLAHATFSMAYVTVVVQSRLSGFDRSLEEAALDLGARPTKVFFTITLPLIAPALIAGWLLAFTLSLDDLVVASFVSGPGATTLPMLVYSSVRLGISPQINALATIIIALVSCAVLVAGLLMQQSRNPWR; this comes from the coding sequence ATGAAACGTCATGGGTTGGCCTGGGTCACCGTTTTGCTGTTGGGTTATGCTTTTCTCTACGGGCCGATCGTCAGTCTGATCGTCTATTCTTTCAATGAGAACCGGCTGGTCACCGTCTGGAGCGGATTCAGCACGCGTTGGTATGCCGCCCTGCTGGAGAATCAGGCGCTGCTGGACGCCGCTGGATTGAGCCTGAAGATCGCCGCACTCAACGCCAGTCTGGCGGTGGTGCTGGGCACCCTTGCTGCACTGGCGCTGGTGCGTTTCCGCAAGACCTGGGGCCATGCCAGTCTGGGCATCATGGTCACCGCGCCCCTGGTCATGCCGGAAGTCATGATTGGCCTTTCGTTGCTACTGCTTTTTGTCGCGATGGAAGGCTTGGTCGGCTGGCCAGCTGGCCGCGGACAAACCACGATCCTGCTGGCCCACGCCACATTTTCGATGGCCTATGTGACCGTGGTCGTGCAAAGCCGGTTGTCCGGTTTCGACCGGTCGCTGGAGGAAGCGGCGCTGGACCTGGGCGCTAGACCCACGAAGGTCTTTTTCACCATCACCCTGCCGCTGATTGCGCCAGCGCTGATCGCTGGCTGGCTGCTGGCGTTTACCCTGTCGCTGGATGATCTGGTGGTTGCCAGTTTCGTTTCCGGCCCCGGCGCCACGACCTTGCCAATGCTGGTCTACTCCAGTGTGCGCCTGGGGATCAGTCCACAAATTAATGCCTTGGCGACGATTATTATCGCGCTGGTTAGTTGCGCGGTGCTGGTGGCGGGATTGTTGATGCAACAGTCACGAAACCCCTGGCGATGA
- the ygiD gene encoding 4,5-DOPA dioxygenase extradiol: MSYSEAFNCLPDMPRMPVLFVGHGSPMNAIEDNRFSRTWREVGNTLPKPRAILCVSAHWVTRGTILAHVGHQPKTIHDFGGFPAGLYTQQYPAPGAPEMAEAMMSLVRAPVSADTEWGLDHGAWSILMHLFPAADIPTFQLSLDLARPPVEHFVLGRELKPLREKGVLIVGSGNIVHNLRAMRLDALAYDWAEVFDADLTTKLEARNFQAAADYQMLGDVARLAHPTSEHYLPVLYPLGAADERDELRFFNVGFDLASLSMRSFVLQ, encoded by the coding sequence ATGTCCTACTCTGAAGCTTTTAACTGCCTTCCCGATATGCCGCGAATGCCGGTCTTGTTTGTCGGTCATGGCAGTCCGATGAATGCCATCGAGGACAACCGTTTCAGTCGAACGTGGCGTGAGGTCGGGAATACGCTACCTAAACCGCGCGCTATCTTGTGCGTCTCAGCGCACTGGGTGACCCGTGGGACGATACTAGCGCATGTAGGTCATCAACCGAAAACGATCCACGATTTTGGAGGTTTCCCTGCCGGATTGTACACCCAACAGTATCCGGCTCCTGGCGCACCGGAGATGGCGGAAGCAATGATGAGTCTTGTGCGTGCTCCGGTATCTGCTGATACTGAGTGGGGCCTGGATCATGGTGCGTGGTCGATCCTTATGCATTTGTTCCCGGCAGCGGATATTCCCACGTTTCAACTCTCTCTCGATCTTGCCCGGCCACCGGTTGAACACTTTGTGTTGGGACGTGAACTTAAACCACTGCGTGAAAAAGGTGTGTTGATTGTGGGAAGTGGCAATATCGTTCACAATCTGCGTGCTATGCGGCTGGATGCATTGGCTTATGATTGGGCCGAAGTCTTTGACGCGGATCTCACTACTAAACTGGAAGCGCGGAATTTTCAGGCCGCTGCTGATTATCAGATGCTGGGTGATGTCGCGCGGCTTGCGCATCCGACCTCGGAACACTATTTGCCTGTTCTTTACCCGCTTGGTGCAGCTGATGAAAGGGACGAGCTACGCTTTTTCAATGTAGGATTTGATCTGGCTTCTCTGTCAATGCGTTCGTTTGTTTTGCAGTAG
- a CDS encoding dihydrofolate reductase — translation MTTQLTLIAALTRNEVIGHGNRLPWRLPADLRFFKQITMGKPLLMGRRTWESIGQPLPGRRMIVLTHDPDYAALGCTVVHALDEAVIAAGPVPEIMVIGGAALYAQTLPLANRLYLTRIETDLPGDAWFPGWNPERWRLEWEETHPADADHAWPYRFQRWERLASSPASRPSSNS, via the coding sequence ATGACTACGCAACTCACGTTGATCGCCGCGCTGACCCGAAACGAGGTGATTGGGCATGGCAACCGCCTGCCCTGGCGGTTGCCGGCGGATTTACGTTTCTTCAAGCAAATCACCATGGGCAAACCCCTGCTCATGGGCCGGCGCACTTGGGAATCCATTGGCCAGCCGTTGCCAGGCCGACGCATGATAGTTTTGACCCATGATCCCGACTACGCGGCGCTCGGTTGCACCGTAGTCCATGCCCTGGATGAGGCGGTGATTGCCGCTGGTCCAGTTCCAGAAATCATGGTCATCGGCGGCGCGGCGCTCTATGCGCAAACCTTGCCGTTGGCCAACCGGCTGTATTTGACCCGGATTGAAACCGATCTCCCCGGCGACGCCTGGTTTCCGGGATGGAACCCAGAGCGTTGGCGACTGGAATGGGAGGAAACGCATCCTGCCGACGCCGATCATGCCTGGCCTTACCGCTTTCAGCGTTGGGAGCGATTGGCGTCTTCGCCTGCAAGCAGGCCCTCAAGCAATAGCTAA
- a CDS encoding TRAP transporter large permease subunit, which produces MDLDFNPLWFAMLVCVNLQTSFLTPPFGYALFYFKGVAPPAYTMGDIYKGIMPFVMIQILGLILLVIFPGLITWLPSLFFGD; this is translated from the coding sequence ATGGATCTGGATTTTAATCCTCTCTGGTTCGCGATGCTGGTTTGTGTGAATTTACAAACCTCTTTCCTGACGCCGCCGTTTGGCTATGCCCTGTTCTATTTCAAGGGTGTCGCGCCTCCTGCTTACACGATGGGTGATATCTACAAAGGCATCATGCCCTTTGTCATGATTCAAATTCTTGGCCTGATTCTGCTGGTGATCTTCCCTGGTCTGATTACTTGGTTGCCGTCCCTCTTTTTCGGTGATTAG
- a CDS encoding ABC transporter ATP-binding protein, which yields MPPSAILNPEYPWQSPDAEPIVRIDRVTKTFGSVYAVDEVSLTLYPGEFFSLLGASGCGKTTLLRLMAGFEQPTSGRIFLAGQDVTDVPPYHRPVNMMFQSYALFPHMSVANNIAFGLKQERMLRAERRERVREMMALVQIESLARRRPHQLSGGQRQRVALARALAKHPKILLLDEPLAALDKKLRAQTQFELVNLQERLGITFIIVTHDQEEAMTMSSRIALMRQGRIEQVDPPRRMYEFPLTRYAADFIGLVNLFEGRVISQEDDRVRVHSEQAGGDILARHSEQLLPGMEVTVAVRPEKLLAIPGNRNDNDNSDEPNRIRGVIKEIAYLGDVSIHYVQLASGYLAKFTQSNVQVLAEQALTWDQPVTLGWDFHSCRLLTQ from the coding sequence ATGCCTCCATCCGCCATTCTGAATCCCGAGTACCCCTGGCAGTCGCCGGATGCTGAGCCGATTGTGCGCATTGACCGCGTTACCAAAACCTTTGGTTCGGTCTACGCGGTCGATGAGGTCAGCCTGACCCTCTATCCTGGCGAGTTTTTCTCGCTGCTCGGCGCGTCCGGTTGCGGGAAAACTACCTTGTTGCGGTTGATGGCCGGTTTTGAACAGCCGACCAGCGGGCGCATTTTTCTTGCCGGACAGGATGTTACCGATGTGCCGCCGTACCATCGGCCGGTGAACATGATGTTCCAGTCCTACGCGCTGTTTCCCCATATGAGCGTGGCCAACAATATCGCCTTTGGCCTGAAACAGGAGCGGATGCTCAGGGCTGAACGTCGTGAACGGGTCCGGGAAATGATGGCGCTGGTGCAAATCGAATCCCTGGCCCGGCGTCGGCCTCATCAACTCTCTGGCGGTCAGCGCCAGCGCGTGGCCCTAGCCCGGGCGCTGGCGAAACATCCGAAGATTCTGCTCTTGGATGAACCGTTGGCCGCGCTCGACAAGAAGCTCCGGGCGCAAACCCAGTTTGAGTTGGTGAACCTGCAGGAGCGCCTGGGCATTACCTTCATCATCGTGACGCATGATCAGGAAGAGGCGATGACCATGTCTTCGCGCATCGCCCTGATGCGCCAGGGCCGCATTGAGCAGGTGGACCCGCCCCGGCGTATGTACGAATTTCCACTGACCAGATATGCTGCTGATTTCATTGGGTTGGTCAATTTGTTTGAGGGTCGGGTGATCAGCCAGGAGGATGACCGGGTGCGGGTGCATTCCGAGCAGGCCGGCGGCGACATCCTGGCTCGCCATAGCGAGCAGTTATTGCCCGGCATGGAAGTCACCGTCGCCGTGCGTCCGGAGAAGCTGCTGGCAATCCCTGGCAATCGCAACGACAATGATAATAGCGATGAGCCGAACCGGATTCGCGGCGTAATCAAGGAAATCGCCTACCTGGGCGATGTCTCGATCCACTATGTGCAATTGGCCAGCGGTTATCTGGCCAAGTTCACCCAGTCCAATGTTCAAGTCTTGGCGGAACAAGCGCTGACCTGGGACCAGCCGGTCACCCTTGGCTGGGATTTTCACAGTTGCCGGCTGTTGACCCAGTGA
- a CDS encoding DUF302 domain-containing protein, with the protein MIKKLHALWISFLFVMTLPVEAAEGLIAIKSPLSPKETMDRLEQIVEQKHMKVFARIDHAAAAREVGESLRPTEVLIFGNPRVGTKFMGCSQTVGIDLPLKILVWMDASGQVWLGYEDPDALAARHGIAQCPVVRRISKALAEFTEETVAQEHSRRGRRSREQSSQPASRQDISE; encoded by the coding sequence ATGATAAAGAAACTGCATGCGCTTTGGATTAGCTTTCTGTTCGTTATGACTTTGCCGGTGGAGGCTGCCGAGGGATTGATTGCTATTAAAAGCCCTTTGAGTCCCAAAGAAACGATGGATCGTCTGGAACAGATTGTCGAACAAAAACACATGAAGGTATTTGCCCGGATTGACCATGCAGCCGCCGCAAGAGAGGTTGGCGAATCATTACGTCCAACGGAAGTGCTAATTTTTGGCAATCCACGGGTAGGGACGAAGTTTATGGGATGTAGCCAAACGGTCGGGATCGATTTGCCCCTGAAAATACTCGTCTGGATGGACGCTTCAGGTCAGGTTTGGCTTGGTTACGAAGACCCGGACGCGCTGGCAGCGCGTCATGGCATTGCGCAGTGTCCCGTGGTAAGAAGAATCAGCAAGGCGCTCGCCGAATTTACCGAGGAAACCGTTGCTCAGGAACACTCAAGAAGAGGGCGTCGCTCAAGAGAGCAATCATCCCAGCCGGCTTCTCGACAGGATATTTCCGAGTAA
- a CDS encoding AAA family ATPase: MRRGLTLGKFAPFHRGHQLLVETALAEVDELIVMVYATDVTDVPLQVRAGWIKALYPTVRIIEAWDGPTGYGDTPEIRHEQETYILKKLGGLRITHFYSSEFYGDHVSRALGAVDRRVDEARRAVPISGTALRADPFAGRPYIAPRVYADLITKICFMGAPSTGKTTLARTLAERHKTAWMPEYGAEYWLERQVDRRITLQQFEAIAPEHNRREDALVLNSCTYLFCDTSPITTYVFAQDYHGCAGPTLTRLAREAEKRYDLFFLCDTDIPYADTWDRSGDQKRKWFQKQIVGDLAERRVPFFNVRGPLDERIVYVEKILRRHRKFSNLLDVCN, encoded by the coding sequence ATGCGACGCGGTTTAACGCTGGGCAAGTTCGCGCCATTCCATCGTGGACACCAACTGCTGGTGGAAACCGCTTTGGCCGAGGTCGATGAGTTAATCGTCATGGTCTATGCCACGGACGTGACCGACGTGCCGCTCCAGGTTCGCGCCGGCTGGATAAAAGCGCTGTACCCCACGGTGCGGATCATCGAAGCCTGGGATGGCCCCACGGGCTACGGCGATACCCCGGAAATTCGTCACGAACAGGAAACCTACATACTCAAGAAGCTCGGGGGGCTGCGCATCACGCACTTCTACTCGAGCGAATTCTATGGCGACCACGTCAGCCGCGCGCTGGGCGCTGTGGACCGTCGGGTTGACGAGGCGCGTCGGGCCGTGCCCATCAGCGGAACCGCATTGCGCGCCGACCCCTTCGCAGGGCGGCCGTATATTGCGCCACGGGTCTACGCCGACCTGATCACCAAGATCTGTTTTATGGGCGCGCCTTCGACCGGCAAGACTACGCTCGCTCGAACTCTGGCGGAGCGGCACAAGACAGCGTGGATGCCTGAATACGGCGCAGAGTACTGGCTGGAGCGCCAAGTGGACCGGCGAATCACGTTGCAGCAGTTCGAGGCGATCGCCCCCGAACACAACCGCCGGGAAGATGCGCTAGTACTTAATAGTTGCACCTACCTCTTCTGCGACACGAGTCCGATCACCACCTACGTCTTCGCCCAGGACTACCATGGCTGTGCAGGTCCGACATTGACGCGGCTGGCGCGGGAAGCAGAAAAACGGTACGACCTTTTCTTTCTCTGTGATACGGATATTCCCTACGCGGACACCTGGGATCGCAGCGGTGACCAAAAGCGGAAATGGTTTCAGAAACAGATTGTTGGTGATCTTGCGGAAAGACGGGTGCCTTTCTTCAATGTCCGTGGCCCATTGGATGAGCGTATCGTATACGTCGAGAAGATACTGCGACGGCATAGAAAGTTCAGTAACTTGTTGGATGTTTGCAACTGA
- a CDS encoding helix-turn-helix domain-containing protein has translation MQGRFVCCTELRIEKPDHASTQIHVRLTTEGRAYLKDLIHTGSHQAAVTLIHARILLKADVGPGGPGWDADRITEAIECSPSTVYRVRQVFVEEGIAGALFRKKPAGRLYRKLDGAHDYTGL, from the coding sequence TTGCAGGGCAGATTCGTTTGCTGTACGGAACTACGAATAGAGAAGCCGGATCATGCCTCTACCCAAATACACGTTCGTCTGACTACTGAAGGGCGCGCTTATCTGAAAGATCTGATCCACACCGGGTCGCACCAGGCGGCCGTCACGTTGATCCATGCCCGGATTCTGCTGAAAGCGGATGTCGGCCCTGGAGGGCCAGGTTGGGACGCTGATCGCATTACCGAAGCGATCGAATGTAGCCCCTCGACGGTCTATCGAGTTCGTCAAGTGTTTGTCGAGGAGGGGATAGCGGGCGCGCTGTTCCGCAAGAAACCGGCCGGCCGGCTCTACCGCAAACTGGATGGGGCGCATGATTACACTGGCCTGTAG